Proteins encoded in a region of the Quercus lobata isolate SW786 chromosome 8, ValleyOak3.0 Primary Assembly, whole genome shotgun sequence genome:
- the LOC115956495 gene encoding uncharacterized protein LOC115956495, with the protein MPGCAIFEKVFWAFGPSIEGFQHCRLVIIIDGTFLYGKYKGTLLIASTWDGDNRLFPLAFAIVEKESDDSWYWFLRCIQINVTTREGLYVIYDRHPGIIAAIRTICQSTRWYHRFYLHHVASNFNQQIGNKNLKAMVTWASMENQLRKYQITKDRITQLSANGEKYLTEIPMEKWTLAHDDGHRYGAMTTNLSESFNGILKSARNQPITALVELTYYHCVAYFADRYTKARAEVTTDELITAYTKNKFNKWEKKAPKHSVTVFSHEDGLFEVRTPINPNSAYRGNHRHEVNLRQNTCSCQKWQVYKIPCSHVIAVCKYQGISAMRYINRCYHLEEQVSCYAPRFLTR; encoded by the coding sequence ATGCCAGGCTGTGCAATATTTGAGAAAGTGTTCTGGGCTTTTGGTCCATCAATTGAAGGTTTTCAACATTGTAGGCTAGTGATTATTATAGATGGAACTTTCCTATATGGTAAGTACAAAGGTACGTTATTGATTGCATCAACGTGGGATGGTGACAACAGACTTTTTCCACTTGCCTTTGCCATTGTGGAGAAGGAAAGTGATGATAGCTGGTATTGGTTTTTGCGTTGTATTCAGATTAATGTCACTACTCGGGAAGGGTTATATGTCATATATGATCGTCACCCTGGTATAATAGCAGCGATACGGACTATATGTCAATCGACACGTTGGTATCATCGTTTTTACCTTCACCATGTGGCTAGCAATTTCAATCAACAAATTGGGAATAAAAACTTGAAGGCTATGGTAACGTGGGCAAGCATGGAGAATCAATTACGAAAGTATCAAATAACCAAGGATAGAATTACTCAATTAAGTGCAAATGGTGAGAAGTATTTAACGGAAATACCGATGGAAAAATGGACGTTAGCACACGATGATGGACATCGTTATGGGGCAATGACCACAAACTTGTCTGAAAGCTTCAACGGAATTCTAAAGAGTGCTAGAAATCAGCCCATAACTGCATTAGTTGAACTTACTTACTACCATTGTGTCGCCTACTTTGCCGATCGATATACTAAGGCACGTGCAGAGGTTACTACCGATGAACTCATTACAGCCTATACAAagaataaattcaataaatgggaaaaaaaggCACCAAAGCATTCAGTTACTGTGTTCAGTCATGAAGATGGTCTGTTTGAAGTCAGAACACCAATAAACCCTAACTCTGCATATAGGGGTAATCATCGTCATGAGGTAAATTTGAGGCAGAACACTTGTAGTTGTCAAAAATGGCAGGTTTATAAGATTCCATGCTCACATGTCATTGCCGTGTGTAAATATCAAGGCATCTCTGCAATGCGATATATCAACCGCTGCTACCATTTGGAAGAACAAGTTTCTTGTTATGCACCTAGATTTCTCACCAGATAG